Proteins from one bacterium genomic window:
- a CDS encoding NADH-quinone oxidoreductase subunit N — MSANAYSIPAADLMGIYPELILSGVGVLVLLLDAFLGDRRLLTTLLGLAAVVAAAWQSLGATYGASFGGLLETTPLSIGIRWVVLLCLAMALLGSHSYLLREKLPPGEYTALLLWAGTGALLMARTAELISLFLALELLSVCLYALAAFHRRLNVSTESGIKYFLNGAFVSGFVLLGIALIYGEAGTTNLARMSGSAVLSSGSPMLLIGFLLLVCGFAFKMSIAPFHAWAPDVYQGAPSPFVAFLSVAPKAASAVVLVRITELTLAIDVHSWDRVLALLAVFSMLVGNLLALAQRDLKRMLAYSGVAHMGYLLVPLVGLGDASREAIFVYFVAYALMNAGAFIAAGRLYSEPGEQHLIADLGGWGYRFPLLGICLTVCLLSLGGIPPTLGFVGKYLVFLHALQSGHVMLALAIVLTSLLGVYYYLRVVYTLYMMPEIRKPALAATDGGGPMRDFGATAAIVIGAAGTLLLGIWPARILDWFANALGAL; from the coding sequence ATGTCCGCTAACGCCTACTCGATTCCCGCCGCCGACCTGATGGGCATCTATCCCGAGTTGATTCTCTCGGGGGTCGGGGTGCTGGTGCTGCTGCTCGATGCCTTCCTCGGAGACCGGCGACTTCTGACGACACTGCTCGGCCTTGCCGCCGTTGTCGCCGCGGCCTGGCAGAGCCTCGGTGCCACCTATGGGGCGAGCTTCGGGGGGCTGCTCGAGACGACGCCGCTCTCGATCGGCATTCGCTGGGTCGTTCTGCTGTGCCTTGCGATGGCGTTACTCGGCTCGCACAGCTACCTGCTCCGAGAGAAGTTGCCTCCCGGCGAATACACCGCGCTCCTGCTGTGGGCCGGGACCGGGGCCCTGCTGATGGCCCGAACCGCGGAGCTGATCAGCCTCTTCCTGGCGCTGGAGCTGCTTTCCGTCTGCCTCTACGCGCTCGCGGCCTTCCACCGACGGCTGAACGTATCCACTGAATCAGGCATCAAGTACTTCCTCAACGGGGCCTTTGTCAGCGGCTTCGTGCTCCTGGGAATTGCCCTCATCTACGGCGAGGCGGGCACGACCAACCTGGCGCGCATGTCGGGCTCGGCGGTTTTGAGCAGCGGCTCGCCGATGTTATTGATCGGCTTTTTGCTGCTGGTCTGCGGATTCGCCTTCAAGATGAGCATCGCTCCGTTCCACGCCTGGGCTCCCGATGTCTATCAGGGGGCTCCCTCCCCATTCGTAGCGTTTCTTTCGGTCGCGCCCAAGGCGGCGAGCGCGGTGGTGCTGGTACGAATCACCGAGCTGACTCTGGCCATAGACGTCCACAGCTGGGACAGGGTGCTCGCGCTGCTGGCGGTGTTTTCGATGCTGGTCGGCAACCTCCTGGCGCTGGCGCAGCGAGACCTCAAGCGGATGCTCGCCTACTCGGGCGTGGCGCACATGGGCTATCTCCTGGTTCCCCTGGTGGGTCTTGGCGACGCCTCGCGGGAGGCAATCTTCGTCTATTTCGTCGCCTACGCCCTGATGAACGCCGGGGCCTTCATCGCGGCGGGCCGTCTCTACAGCGAGCCCGGCGAGCAACACCTGATCGCGGATCTGGGCGGCTGGGGTTACCGCTTCCCGCTGCTCGGAATCTGCCTGACCGTGTGCCTGCTGTCCCTCGGCGGAATTCCACCGACCCTCGGCTTCGTCGGAAAGTACCTGGTGTTTCTGCACGCCCTCCAGAGCGGCCATGTCATGCTGGCCCTGGCGATCGTGCTCACCAGCCTGCTCGGCGTCTACTACTACCTGCGCGTCGTCTACACGCTCTACATGATGCCCGAAATCCGAAAGCCGGCGTTGGCCGCGACCGACGGCGGCGGCCCGATGCGAGACTTCGGCGCCACGGCAGCCATCGTGATCGGTGCCGCCGGAACCCTTCTGCTCGGTATCTGGCCGGCGCGAATCCTGGACTGGTTCGCCAACGCCCTCGGCGCTCTCTGA
- a CDS encoding NADH-quinone oxidoreductase subunit M translates to MSGSFIRLLTEPSLTQVVFFPALAALVLALLPSANRRLIRRVALAAGLIELGLSIQIVAAGMKDGVFLSLSDEVLTWIPRFGISYDLRMDGISMPLVVLTGFLLPIVILASWRGIDRHWKGYAASLMLLTTGIQGALLAHDLFLFYVFWEIMLVPMYLIIGVWGSEKRIYAAVKFFLFTMSGSLLMLLGIVWLAAKYAELFGSWSFAYDDLLRLELPLEPQLWLFAAFALAFAIKVPLFPFHTWLPDAHVQAPTGGSVILAGVLLKLGTYGLLRFALPLFPHAAVESRSILITLAVIGILYGALVAWRQVDMKSLVAYSSVAHLGFVVLGLAAFDLIAWQGALMQMVNHGLATGALFLLVGMLYERRHTKLFEEFGGLAKVMPWFAFFLVFSSLASVGLPGLNGFVGEFLILTGSYRAGLIPATALAAFGVVLAAVYLFKLLHETLWGPITKAENRALDDLSIREILTLAPIAVLMLALGLAPQLFLKPVEPALEAAHRSFTARIERDAPASARLRLAPPQVRSQPVLARLAADAEPAEDAK, encoded by the coding sequence ATGAGCGGAAGCTTCATAAGGCTTCTCACCGAGCCTTCTCTGACTCAGGTGGTTTTCTTCCCGGCTCTGGCGGCTCTGGTGCTCGCTCTCCTGCCGAGCGCCAACCGGCGGCTGATCCGTCGCGTCGCGCTCGCCGCGGGTCTGATCGAGCTCGGCCTCTCGATTCAAATCGTCGCCGCGGGAATGAAGGATGGCGTTTTTCTTAGCCTCTCCGACGAGGTTCTGACTTGGATTCCGCGCTTCGGGATCTCCTATGACCTACGCATGGATGGCATCTCGATGCCACTGGTCGTGCTCACCGGGTTCCTGCTACCGATCGTGATCCTCGCCTCCTGGCGAGGCATCGACAGGCACTGGAAGGGATACGCCGCCTCTCTCATGCTCCTGACTACCGGCATCCAGGGAGCCCTCTTGGCCCATGATCTGTTTCTCTTCTACGTCTTCTGGGAGATCATGCTGGTACCGATGTATTTGATCATCGGTGTCTGGGGGAGCGAGAAGCGGATCTACGCGGCGGTCAAGTTCTTCCTCTTCACGATGTCCGGTAGCCTGCTCATGCTGCTCGGCATCGTGTGGCTGGCCGCCAAGTACGCCGAGCTCTTCGGCAGCTGGTCGTTCGCCTACGACGACCTGCTCCGGCTCGAGCTTCCGCTCGAGCCACAACTGTGGCTCTTCGCGGCCTTCGCTCTGGCGTTCGCCATCAAGGTGCCTTTGTTTCCTTTCCACACCTGGCTTCCCGACGCCCACGTCCAGGCCCCGACGGGCGGTTCGGTCATCCTGGCCGGCGTGCTTCTCAAGCTCGGAACCTACGGTTTGCTGCGCTTTGCCCTGCCCTTGTTCCCCCATGCTGCGGTCGAGTCCCGCTCGATCCTGATCACACTCGCGGTCATCGGGATTCTCTATGGAGCGCTGGTCGCCTGGCGGCAAGTCGACATGAAGAGCCTGGTGGCCTATTCGTCGGTGGCGCATCTCGGCTTCGTCGTGCTCGGCTTGGCGGCATTCGATCTCATCGCCTGGCAGGGAGCCTTGATGCAGATGGTCAACCACGGCTTGGCAACCGGGGCTCTCTTCCTGCTCGTCGGCATGCTCTACGAGCGCCGCCACACCAAGCTCTTCGAGGAGTTCGGCGGTCTGGCCAAGGTGATGCCGTGGTTCGCGTTCTTCCTGGTTTTCAGCTCCCTGGCTTCGGTCGGCTTGCCGGGCCTGAACGGTTTTGTCGGAGAGTTCCTGATTCTTACGGGCAGTTACCGGGCAGGCCTCATCCCGGCGACCGCGCTCGCGGCCTTCGGCGTCGTTCTGGCGGCCGTCTACTTGTTCAAGCTGCTTCACGAAACCCTATGGGGACCGATTACGAAGGCCGAGAACCGGGCGCTCGACGATCTCTCGATTCGCGAGATCCTCACGCTCGCGCCGATCGCCGTCCTCATGCTGGCTCTGGGCTTGGCTCCGCAGCTCTTCCTGAAGCCCGTCGAACCGGCGCTCGAGGCCGCGCACCGCTCCTTCACGGCTCGAATCGAGCGAGACGCTCCCGCGAGCGCGCGCCTGCGCCTCGCGCCACCGCAGGTGCGGTCGCAGCCTGTGCTGGCTCGACTGGCTGCAGACGCTGAGCCAGCCGAGGACGCCAAGTAA